The genomic window GGTGCGCGAAAAAGAGAAGCGAATTGCTGAGCTCGAAGCAAGGATTTCTGCGCTGGAGGCCATGGTAGCCAAGAACACCGAAGCCGGGAAATGAATCAAACCCTGCACCGTACGGGCTGAGCCGGCGGAGCCGCCGGCCTTTGCCTTTCAATGAGTCCATGGCGTGCCGGCATCGGTCAGCACGCCACATCATCGACTCTACCTTCCTGTCGTAAGGGTCTCCTCGGCCTGTCGTCGTACCTTTTCGAAGGGATCCAGTGCGATTTCCGCCTCTTCCGTGTCGCCCAAATCGCCTGTCAGCACGAAGTAGACGGACTGCACCAGGAAGAACATCCACACCCCCAGGGCCCACGCCACCATGGAATGGGGAGGACGGTTTCTACCACGACATCCTGCGACTTCCCGACGGAGGCGCCACGAGCAAGTCTCTTCCGGCGTGCGTTTTTACGATAATAGTGGTAAGTTTTCCAAACAGGTGCCGGTTCCCGGTCCGGCATCAAACCCTCCTCGATTCCGCAAGAGAAAAGGAATCCTTATGGCGAAGCATTCCTCAAGAGTGTTTTGGCTATCCCTGATCGTCTCACTGGGTCTGTTTTTTGTCGGCGCCCCTTTCCCGGCTGAAGGCAAAGACCCGCTGACGCTCTTGCAGATGAAAGGCGCCTCGAAGGCCCGGGAGAAATCGGTAAAGGAACTGCCGGAGATTCCCGCCGACGCCGACCGCGACAGGATCAATTCGATCGTTGCGGGGCTTAGCGATGATCAGGTTCGAAGGCTGCTGCTGAAGGAACTCGAGAAATCGTCCGCAGTCGCCGCGGGAAAACGGCAGAAGGAGGAGGTCGACGGCGTCAGCGCCATCGTCAAGCGCGCCGAGGAAAACGTCATTTTGTTTCACCAGCGCCTGAGCGAACTCCGGGCAGGTGCGGTCGCCGTCCCGGAATTCCTTCCTCAGACGTACTCGAACCTGAGGGGCAAGGGAGGAACCGGGGACACCCTGCGTATGTTCGCCGCGATCCTGATTCTCCTTATCGGAGGTTTGGCCGCGGAGTGGCTCTTCGGGCGCTATACGGCCGGGATGCGAAATCGGCTCGCGACCTCCCCGCCCGCTCACTGGACGGTCAAGATCAAACGCCAGGTGGTTTGCGCCGCGATAGAAATTCTATCCATCCTGGTTTTTTGCGTGGCGACCCTGACTTTGTTCTTCCTCTTTTTCAACAGAGGGCAATTCGCCAGGCTGGTGCTTTTGACCTACCTGGCCGCAGTCCTGGTGGTGCGGGGGACGCGCCTGGCGTTGCGCTTCCTCCTGGCGCCGGGAATCCCCGAACTGAGGGTCCTGCCCGTGCAGGAACGCACCGCCCGCTCCATTCACCGCTGGGTCATGGGAATCGTCCTGGTCTCCGGCACGGGGTTTCTGCTCCGCGCTCTGTTGGAGCTACAGGGCATAACACAGGAGAGTATCCTTTTCATTCGAGCGACCACCGCCGGGATTGTCTTCTTCATGCTGGCCTGCCTGGTTTTCGACAACCGTGAAGCGGTCACCGGGTTCATCCACCACAGATCCGGGGACCACCCCGAGGGGGACAGGCTGTTCCGAGGGCAACTCGCGCAGTTCTGGCACCTGCTCGCCATCCCATATTTTGTGGTGGTCTGGGCACTTTGGATGTTTTACCTGCTCGTGGGCCGGGCGGATTTGGTGATACCCATGCTCGCGCTCATTTCCAGTCTGCCGATCTTCGTCATCCTCGACAGACTGGGACAAAGGCTCCTGAGTGCCATTTTCGGGCTTGTGGACAAGATGGAAGGGGGTGAGCAGGAGCCCGAGCCCGGGGCGACCGCGGTTGCGGCGGCCGATGGAGAGAAACCCCTAAAAGCGGCCGGTCGTGAAGGCCGCGCGGTCGCATACCACGTGGGCCGCCTGGTGCCGGTGATCCGCCGCTGTTTGAGCCTTTCCATAGCCGGGGTCATTGTTTTCTGGGTGTTGCACCTGTGGGGGCTTGAAGTACGGTTCGGCGAAGCCGTCACGGGGGCCGCGCTGAAGGTCCTCCTGGTGATTTCACTTGCCTACGTTGCCTGGAGGCTGATCGAGGGAGCCATAAACCGTCGTCTCAAGACGGTGCAGACAGATTTCCCGGTGGATGAAGATTCCGATTCGGGGGGCAAGGGCGGCAGCCGGATCGGCACCCTGCTTCAGCTCCTGCGCAAGTTCCTGCTCGTTGTGCTGGTCCTGACGGTGGGCCTGATCGTCCTGTCGGCGATCGGCATCGACATTTCGCCACTCCTTGCCGGCGCGGGAATCGTCGGCCTGGCGGTAGGTCTCGGGACCCAGAATCTCATCAAGGACATCGTGTCGGGCCTTTTCTTCCTCATCGACGACGCCTTCCGCATCGGAGACTACGTGGAATCGGGCAAGGCGAAAGGCACCGTGGAGGCGATCTCCATCCGCTCGCTGAAGCTTCGGGCCACGCGCGGCATGGTGCACAACGTGCCCTTCAGTCAACTGGGCATGGTGACCAATTTCTCCAGGGACTACATCATCAGCAAACTGGATGTCCCGGTTCCTCACAGCACCGATATCGACCGGGTCCGCAAGGTCGTAAAGAAGATCAACAAGGAAATTGAAAAAGACGAGGAACTCGGACCCGCCCTGCTCAGCCCCATCAAATCGGCAGGTGTGCGGGGTGTCAGCGACTCCGCCCTTAACATGAGAATCAAGTTCAAGTCAAAACCGGGCATGGAGTTCCTGATCCAGCGCCAGGTTCTCAGGCGCCTTCAAGAGCTGTTTGCCGAGCAGGGTCTGGAGTTTGCCACGAGGCATGTCATGGTGCGCCTGCCTGAAGACGCGTCCACCCGCAAGGGGGGCGACAAAGGCCAGTCGAAGGAAGGCGGCGAAGGTTCCCCCCGCAAGGACGTGCTGTCGGCCGCCGCAGGAGCGGCAATCGCGGCCGTTTTGGCCGAGGAGGAGATCGCGAAGAAGAAACTGGAGTCCGAGGCTGAATCCGAGTCCTGACAAAACGT from Syntrophobacter fumaroxidans MPOB includes these protein-coding regions:
- a CDS encoding mechanosensitive ion channel family protein is translated as MAKHSSRVFWLSLIVSLGLFFVGAPFPAEGKDPLTLLQMKGASKAREKSVKELPEIPADADRDRINSIVAGLSDDQVRRLLLKELEKSSAVAAGKRQKEEVDGVSAIVKRAEENVILFHQRLSELRAGAVAVPEFLPQTYSNLRGKGGTGDTLRMFAAILILLIGGLAAEWLFGRYTAGMRNRLATSPPAHWTVKIKRQVVCAAIEILSILVFCVATLTLFFLFFNRGQFARLVLLTYLAAVLVVRGTRLALRFLLAPGIPELRVLPVQERTARSIHRWVMGIVLVSGTGFLLRALLELQGITQESILFIRATTAGIVFFMLACLVFDNREAVTGFIHHRSGDHPEGDRLFRGQLAQFWHLLAIPYFVVVWALWMFYLLVGRADLVIPMLALISSLPIFVILDRLGQRLLSAIFGLVDKMEGGEQEPEPGATAVAAADGEKPLKAAGREGRAVAYHVGRLVPVIRRCLSLSIAGVIVFWVLHLWGLEVRFGEAVTGAALKVLLVISLAYVAWRLIEGAINRRLKTVQTDFPVDEDSDSGGKGGSRIGTLLQLLRKFLLVVLVLTVGLIVLSAIGIDISPLLAGAGIVGLAVGLGTQNLIKDIVSGLFFLIDDAFRIGDYVESGKAKGTVEAISIRSLKLRATRGMVHNVPFSQLGMVTNFSRDYIISKLDVPVPHSTDIDRVRKVVKKINKEIEKDEELGPALLSPIKSAGVRGVSDSALNMRIKFKSKPGMEFLIQRQVLRRLQELFAEQGLEFATRHVMVRLPEDASTRKGGDKGQSKEGGEGSPRKDVLSAAAGAAIAAVLAEEEIAKKKLESEAESES